From the genome of Myxococcota bacterium, one region includes:
- a CDS encoding GrpB family protein produces the protein MTDALEIVPYDPRWPAEFAAERARIAAALGALALRIDHNGSTSVPGLAAKPVIDIQVSVARLAPLEPFEVPLTGIGYSHTPHPDDSFAPFFHRPERWPHTHHVHLVEAGGLEERKTLAFRDYLREHDEAAREYAELKRGLAGRFGAGGSDSREAYANAKTDFVVRISERALAMGLPRGL, from the coding sequence GTGACTGACGCGCTCGAGATCGTGCCCTACGACCCGCGCTGGCCGGCCGAGTTCGCGGCGGAGCGCGCGCGCATCGCGGCGGCGCTGGGCGCGCTCGCGCTGCGCATCGACCACAACGGCTCGACCTCGGTGCCCGGGCTGGCGGCCAAGCCCGTGATCGACATCCAGGTCTCGGTCGCGCGGCTCGCGCCGCTCGAGCCGTTCGAAGTTCCGCTCACGGGCATCGGCTACAGCCACACCCCGCACCCGGACGACTCTTTCGCCCCGTTCTTCCACCGCCCCGAGCGCTGGCCGCACACACACCACGTGCACCTGGTCGAGGCCGGCGGCCTCGAGGAGCGCAAGACGCTCGCCTTCCGCGACTATCTGCGCGAGCACGACGAGGCGGCGCGCGAGTACGCCGAGCTGAAGCGGGGCCTGGCGGGCCGGTTCGGCGCCGGGGGCAGCGACTCCCGCGAGGCCTACGCCAACGCCAAGACCGACTTCGTGGTGCGCATCAGCGAGCGCGCGCTCGCCATGGGCCTGCCCCGGGGGCTGTGA
- the typA gene encoding translational GTPase TypA, whose protein sequence is MRGPRKDIRNLAIIAHVDHGKTTLLDGLLRQTGTFRANQEVQERAMDSEDLERERGITIHAKSTAVEYEGVRIQLVDTPGHADFGGEVERVMGMVDAVLLLVDAVEGVMPQTRFVLGKALARGLRPIVVVNKIDRPEQRAHQVVDEVFDLLVELGANDQQLDFPIVYTSAKQGTASRDADGPRKDLRPLLDLILEQAPAPVVDVDGPLQFQAVTLGWDEFVGRLVIGRVERGTLKRGVTVVRLPEEGEPQSFRITKLFAPHGLERVERESASAGEIAIIAGVDTIEIGDTVCAPEALESLPRIAIDPPTVAVRFSVNTSPFAGQEGKFVTSRQIGDRLRREALTNVSIRISGGDSTDTFEVSGRGELQIAVLVETMRREGYEFAVSQPQIIERTIDHKRCEPVEDVVAEVPQEATGAVMEKLGSRRGRLTQMESRGARTLLHFVVPSRGLFGYRTEFLTDTRGEGTLYRTVRGYEPFAGELSGRGMGAIVASETGRSTAHALFSIQERATMFIGSGENIYEGQVVGENRRPRDMNVNVCRAKKLTNVRNTGHDEAEILTPPRRFTIESALEWIEEDELLEVTPKSLRLRKRVLPANLRKRD, encoded by the coding sequence ATGCGTGGCCCCCGCAAAGACATCCGCAACCTCGCGATCATCGCGCACGTCGACCACGGCAAAACCACCTTGCTCGACGGACTCCTGCGCCAGACCGGCACGTTCCGCGCCAACCAGGAAGTGCAGGAACGCGCGATGGACAGCGAGGACCTGGAGCGCGAGCGCGGCATCACCATCCACGCCAAGAGCACGGCCGTGGAGTACGAGGGCGTGCGCATCCAGCTCGTCGACACGCCGGGTCACGCCGACTTCGGCGGCGAGGTCGAGCGGGTCATGGGCATGGTCGACGCGGTGCTGCTCCTGGTCGACGCGGTCGAGGGAGTCATGCCGCAGACGCGTTTCGTGCTGGGCAAGGCGCTCGCGCGCGGCCTGCGCCCGATCGTGGTCGTGAACAAGATCGACCGGCCCGAGCAGCGCGCGCACCAGGTGGTCGACGAGGTGTTCGACCTCCTGGTCGAGCTGGGCGCCAACGACCAGCAGCTCGACTTCCCGATCGTGTACACGTCGGCCAAGCAGGGCACGGCGTCGCGCGACGCCGACGGCCCGCGCAAGGACCTGCGCCCGCTGCTCGACCTGATCCTCGAGCAGGCGCCGGCGCCGGTGGTCGACGTGGACGGCCCGCTGCAGTTCCAGGCGGTGACTCTGGGCTGGGACGAGTTCGTGGGCCGGCTCGTGATCGGGCGCGTCGAGCGCGGCACGCTGAAACGCGGAGTCACCGTGGTGCGCCTGCCCGAAGAAGGCGAGCCGCAGAGCTTCCGGATCACCAAGCTGTTCGCGCCGCACGGGCTCGAGCGGGTCGAGCGCGAGTCGGCCTCGGCGGGCGAGATCGCGATCATCGCAGGCGTCGACACGATCGAGATCGGCGACACGGTGTGCGCGCCCGAAGCGCTCGAGTCACTGCCGCGGATCGCGATCGATCCGCCCACGGTCGCGGTGCGCTTCTCGGTCAACACCTCGCCCTTCGCGGGCCAGGAGGGCAAGTTCGTCACCAGCCGCCAGATCGGCGACCGGCTGCGGCGCGAGGCGCTCACCAACGTGTCGATCCGCATCTCGGGCGGTGACTCGACCGACACCTTCGAGGTCTCGGGCCGCGGCGAGCTGCAGATCGCCGTGCTGGTCGAGACCATGCGCCGCGAGGGCTACGAGTTCGCGGTCTCGCAGCCCCAGATCATCGAGCGCACGATCGACCACAAACGCTGCGAGCCGGTCGAGGACGTGGTGGCCGAGGTGCCGCAGGAAGCCACCGGCGCGGTCATGGAGAAGCTCGGCTCCCGGCGCGGCCGACTCACGCAGATGGAGAGCCGCGGCGCGCGCACGCTGCTCCACTTCGTGGTGCCGAGCCGCGGCCTGTTCGGCTACCGCACCGAGTTCCTCACCGACACGCGCGGCGAGGGCACGCTGTACCGCACGGTGCGCGGCTACGAGCCGTTCGCCGGCGAGCTCTCGGGCCGCGGCATGGGCGCGATCGTGGCCAGCGAGACCGGCCGCTCGACCGCGCACGCGCTGTTCTCGATCCAGGAGCGCGCCACCATGTTCATCGGCTCGGGCGAGAACATCTACGAGGGCCAGGTGGTGGGCGAGAACCGCCGGCCCCGGGACATGAACGTGAACGTGTGCCGTGCCAAGAAGCTCACCAACGTGCGCAACACGGGCCACGACGAGGCCGAGATCCTGACGCCGCCGCGCCGCTTCACGATCGAGTCCGCGCTCGAGTGGATCGAGGAGGACGAGCTCCTCGAAGTGACTCCCAAGAGCCTGCGGCTGCGCAAGCGGGTGCTGCCCGCGAACCTGCGCAAGCGTGACTGA